The Marasmius oreades isolate 03SP1 chromosome 11, whole genome shotgun sequence genome includes a region encoding these proteins:
- a CDS encoding uncharacterized protein (BUSCO:EOG09261S7X) — translation MHWNFLPRTLLFYLFTVGIPLIAGQGTLTLGSLVSFTSQTLNVNSNNTFSLPNGSNLTISVSICSFTARFFITNNSDSTTINMPVTDGVGVFSGRLEQGGVLSVESEGGSGTVQLGLSEKGPLQEHLANFPVLGDTTSNQALLFSPPYAPQPSSEPTYPNYTLPVLTPATAPSSTPNFTLVLLPSSVKTQLGCVLQNSTTTVTGSQGNVVNRTQWLRDAREGWREQLLVDGLLPQTNYSAFFIQDGKKISGPAYFVTKSSAFSCPLAASLPFCPGVSYAVPLPPPPAPSTTYDASNIPQNVSDGVTEHMANFTISLTTFACGRDFYSPIKTCSDCQREYRKWLCTIAFPRCGEAGPSSTSSTSSASTSQKRRHHLFARLADTLSLAKRKDPPPPAVSALAPVPDTATSRSPFFAPFNASYNVLLPCIETCQATDRACPYSLGFKCPPTSRFIDIAKQSYGVGIVDGTGHNQERLGFAGTSVDTWGNIWCNGG, via the exons ATGCACTGGAATTTCCTTCCCAGAACCCTCCTGTTCTATCTCTTCACCGTCGGCATTCCTCTTATTGCTGGACAAGGGACATTAACACTCGGCTCACTTGTTTCGTTCACATCCCAGACTCTCAATGTCAACAGCAATAATACATTCTCCTTGCCTAATGGGTCCAATTTGACGATATCGGTTTCGATATGCTCGTTTACGGCGAGGTTTTTCATCACGAACAACAGCGATAGCACTACCATAAACATGCCAGTAACGGATGGAGTGGGTGTTTTTTCAGGAAGATTGGAACAAGGTGGTGTATTGAGTGTTGAGAGTGAAGGTGGAAGTGGGACAGTACAGCTCGGGCTCTCTGAGAAAG GTCCCCTTCAAGAACATCTCGCGAATTTCCCGGTTCTTGGCGACACTACATCCAATCAAGCCCTCCTTTTCTCGCCTCCGTATGCGCCACAACCGAGTAGCGAGCCGACATATCCCAACTATACCCTTCCAGTATTGACACCTGCGACAGCGCCCAGCTCTACGCCCAATTTCACGCTGGTGTTATTACCGAGCTCTGTAAAAACTCAATTGGGATGTGTCTTACAGAACTCTACAACTACAGTGACAGGTTCTCAAGGAAATGTGGTCAACCGGACGCAATGGCTTAGAGACGCTCGGGAGGGTTGGAGAGAGCAGTTACTTGTTGACGGGCTATTGCCACAAACTAACTATAGCGCATTCTTCATCCAAGATGGAAAGAAGATTAGTGGTCCAGCGTATTTCGTCACAAAATCTA GTGCCTTCTCGTGTCCTTTAGCTGCTTCTTTACCGTTCTGCCCAGGGGTCTCATATGCCGTACcccttccacctccacctgcaCCATCTACCACATACGATGCATCCAATATACCGCAAAATGTTTCTGACGGTGTGACCGAGCACATGGCTAACTTCACTATAAGTCTAACCACATTCGCATGTGGGAGGGACTTTTACAGCCCTATCAAGACCTGTTCGGATTGCCAAAGGGAATATCGCAAGTGGCTTTGTACGATTGCGTTTCCCAGATGCGGGGAAGCTGGCCCCTCTTCAACATCCTCGACCTCATCGGCATCGACGTCTCAAAAACGAAGGCATCATCTTTTTGCTCGCTTGGCTGATACTCTCTCATTGGCAAAACGAAAAGATCCCCCTCCCCCCGCTGTTTCAGCACTTGCACCTGTACCAGATACCGCAACCTCTCGCAGCCCCTTTTTTGCACCCTTCAATGCCTCGTATAATGTCCTGTTACCGTGCATCGAAACGTGTCAAGCCACCGATCGGGCATGCCCTTACTCCCTGGGATTCAAATGTCCGCCGACGAGCCGATTTATTGATATTGCAAAACAGAGTTATGGGGTTGGAATCGTGGATGGAACAGGCCACAATCAAGAGAGGCTGGGGTTCGCGGGGACGAGCGTGGATACATGGGGAAATATTTGGTGTAATGGCGGATGA